From a single Trachemys scripta elegans isolate TJP31775 chromosome 17, CAS_Tse_1.0, whole genome shotgun sequence genomic region:
- the ASB6 gene encoding ankyrin repeat and SOCS box protein 6 isoform X2 has protein sequence MPFLHGFRRIIFEYQPLVDEILGCLGIQDPEKQETLESCLAEDSSKFLVLNKLLERETQSPFYQEGVSYSLLKVAELGLVPAAEILLQNGANLIFEDPVTYYTALHIAVLRNQPDMVELLVRRGADINRRDRIHESSPLDLASEEPERLPCLRHLLELGADVNAADKNGKTALLHALGSSDGVQIHNTENIRLLLEGGADVKATTKDGDTVFTCIIFLLGETVGGDKEEVRMINRFCFRVTQLLMAHGADPSECPAHESLTHICLKSFKLHFPLLRFLLESGASYNCSLHGPSCWSGFHIVFERLCSHLSSSEDDSFSADLLQKAETILELMVASSQIPKLPSNFDINSTSCRFQGEKIKALFYSLKQLQHSPQALKHLCRVYIRQRLKPWPVDVKIKALPLPDRLKWYLLIDHGNAGEEDI, from the exons ATGCCTTTCTTGCATGGCTTCCGCAGGATCATTTTTGAGTATCAGCCGTTGGTAGATGAGATCTTGGGATGTTTGGGGATACAGGATCCTGAAAAGCAGGAAACTCTAGAGAG CTGCCTAGCTGAAGACAGCAGCAAATTCTTGGTCCTCAACAagctgttggagagagagacccagTCCCCGTTCTACCAAGAAGGCGTGAGCTACTCCTTGCTGAAGGTAGCTGAACTCgggctggtgcctgcagctgAAATCCTCCTGCAGAACGGGGCCAATCTTATCTTTGAAG ATCCCGTCACCTATTACACTGCTCTGCACATCGCTGTTCTCCGAAACCAGCCGGACATGGTGGAGCTGCTAGTGCGCCGCGGGGCGGACATTAACCGGAGAGATCGG ATTCACGAGAGCAGCCCCCTGGACCTCGCCAGTGAGGAGCCCGAACGGCTGCCATGTTTGCGGCATCTCCTGGAACTTGGTGCCGATGTCAACGCAGCTGACAAAAATG GAAAGACAGCTTTGCTGCAtgccctgggcagcagtgatgGAGTTCAGATCCACAACACCGAAAACATCCGGCTCCTGTTGGAAGGAG GAGCAGACGTGAAGGCCACCACGAAAGATGGCGACACCGTCTTCACCTGCATCATCTTCCTGCTTGGTGAGACGGTGGGCGGGGACAAAGAGGAGGTGCGAATGATCAACCGCTTCTGCTTCCGGGTCACCCAGCTGCTGATGGCCCATGGCGCTGACCCCAGCGAGTGCCCAGCCCACGAGTCCCTCACGCACATCTGCCTCAAGAGCTTCAAGCTCCACTTCCCGCTCCTGCGCTTCCTGCTGGAGTCTGGGGCCTCCTACAACTGCTCCCTCCACGGCCCCTCGTGCTGGTCAGGCTTTCACATAGTCTTTGAGAGGCTGTGCTCTCACCTCAGCAGCTCAGAAGACGACAGCTTCTccgctgacctcctgcagaaagCAGAAACTATCCTAGAGCTCATGGTGGCCAGCTCGCAGATCCCCAAACTGCCCAGCAACTTTGACATCAACTCCACCAGCTGCAGGTTCCAGGGGGAGAAGATCAAGGCCCTTTTCTACtccctgaagcagctgcagcactCACCGCAGGCCCTGAAACATCTCTGCAGGGTATACATCCGGCAGCGCctcaaaccgtggccagtggatgTGAAGATCAAGGCACTTCCTCTTCCCGACAGGCTAAAGTGGTATCTCCTCATAGACCACGGCAACGCCGGTGAGGAGGACATCTGA
- the NTMT1 gene encoding N-terminal Xaa-Pro-Lys N-methyltransferase 1 isoform X1 has translation MTSEVVEDEMEFYSKAEKYWKDVPPTVDGMLGGYGHISSIDINSSKKFLLKFLRDGPNRTGTACALDCGAGIGRITKRLLLPLFKAVDMVDVTEDFLTKARTYLGEEGRRVRNYFCCGLQDFSPEPNSYDVIWIQWVIGHLTDDHLSDFLKRCKVGLRPNGIVVIKDNMAQEGVIMDDVDSSVCRDLDVVRMIVRRAGLNLLAEERQENFPDEIYHVYTFAMR, from the exons ATGACAAGCGAGGTGGTGGAGGATGAGATGGAATTTTATTCCAAGGCTGAGAAATACTGGAAGGATGTGCCGCCCACGGTGGACGGCATGCTGGGTGGGTACGGCCACATCTCCAGCATTGACATCAACAGCTCCAAAAAATTCCTGCTTAAGTTCCTTCGG GATGGCCCTAACAGGACGGGAACCGCCTGCGCCCTGGACTGCGGAGCTGGGATCGGCAGGATCACCAAGAGGCTGCTGTTGCCTCTCTTCAAAGCAGTGGACATGGTGGATGTGACCGAGGACTTCCTGACCAAGGCGAGGACCTACCTGGGAGAAGAGGGCAGGCGCGTGAGGAACTACTTCTGCTGTGGCCTGCAGGACTTCAGCCCCGAGCCCAACTCCTATGACGTCATCTGGATCCAGTGGGTAATAG GACACCTGACTGATGACCACCTGTCTGACTTCCTGAAGAGATGCAAGGTTGGCCTGCGCCCCAATGGCATTGTCGTCATCAAGGACAACATGGCCCAGGAGGGAGTCATCATGGACGATGTGGACAGCAGTGTGTGCCGGGACCTGGACGTGGTGCGGATGATTGTCCGGCGCGCAGGCCTCAATCTCTTGGCTGAAGAAAGGCAAGAGAACTTCCCTGACGAAATCTACCACGTCTATACGTTTGCCATGAGATGA
- the NTMT1 gene encoding N-terminal Xaa-Pro-Lys N-methyltransferase 1 isoform X3: MVDVTEDFLTKARTYLGEEGRRVRNYFCCGLQDFSPEPNSYDVIWIQWVIGHLTDDHLSDFLKRCKVGLRPNGIVVIKDNMAQEGVIMDDVDSSVCRDLDVVRMIVRRAGLNLLAEERQENFPDEIYHVYTFAMR; the protein is encoded by the exons ATGGTGGATGTGACCGAGGACTTCCTGACCAAGGCGAGGACCTACCTGGGAGAAGAGGGCAGGCGCGTGAGGAACTACTTCTGCTGTGGCCTGCAGGACTTCAGCCCCGAGCCCAACTCCTATGACGTCATCTGGATCCAGTGGGTAATAG GACACCTGACTGATGACCACCTGTCTGACTTCCTGAAGAGATGCAAGGTTGGCCTGCGCCCCAATGGCATTGTCGTCATCAAGGACAACATGGCCCAGGAGGGAGTCATCATGGACGATGTGGACAGCAGTGTGTGCCGGGACCTGGACGTGGTGCGGATGATTGTCCGGCGCGCAGGCCTCAATCTCTTGGCTGAAGAAAGGCAAGAGAACTTCCCTGACGAAATCTACCACGTCTATACGTTTGCCATGAGATGA
- the ASB6 gene encoding ankyrin repeat and SOCS box protein 6 isoform X1, translated as MHRGGGWLPQHKTGAIGGQDTRRDRYWPNSLFQRTSQEKCWSSNNGPLFCVSRPSCLAEDSSKFLVLNKLLERETQSPFYQEGVSYSLLKVAELGLVPAAEILLQNGANLIFEDPVTYYTALHIAVLRNQPDMVELLVRRGADINRRDRIHESSPLDLASEEPERLPCLRHLLELGADVNAADKNGKTALLHALGSSDGVQIHNTENIRLLLEGGADVKATTKDGDTVFTCIIFLLGETVGGDKEEVRMINRFCFRVTQLLMAHGADPSECPAHESLTHICLKSFKLHFPLLRFLLESGASYNCSLHGPSCWSGFHIVFERLCSHLSSSEDDSFSADLLQKAETILELMVASSQIPKLPSNFDINSTSCRFQGEKIKALFYSLKQLQHSPQALKHLCRVYIRQRLKPWPVDVKIKALPLPDRLKWYLLIDHGNAGEEDI; from the exons ATGCACCGAGGGGGCGGCTGGCTCCCGCAACACAAGACTGGAGCGATAGGAGGGCAGGACACCCGCAGAGACCGTTATTGGCCCAATTCCCTTTTCCAACGCACATCCCAGGAGAAATGCTGGAGCTCTAACAATGGGCCACTTTTCTGTGTCTCACGCCCCAGCTGCCTAGCTGAAGACAGCAGCAAATTCTTGGTCCTCAACAagctgttggagagagagacccagTCCCCGTTCTACCAAGAAGGCGTGAGCTACTCCTTGCTGAAGGTAGCTGAACTCgggctggtgcctgcagctgAAATCCTCCTGCAGAACGGGGCCAATCTTATCTTTGAAG ATCCCGTCACCTATTACACTGCTCTGCACATCGCTGTTCTCCGAAACCAGCCGGACATGGTGGAGCTGCTAGTGCGCCGCGGGGCGGACATTAACCGGAGAGATCGG ATTCACGAGAGCAGCCCCCTGGACCTCGCCAGTGAGGAGCCCGAACGGCTGCCATGTTTGCGGCATCTCCTGGAACTTGGTGCCGATGTCAACGCAGCTGACAAAAATG GAAAGACAGCTTTGCTGCAtgccctgggcagcagtgatgGAGTTCAGATCCACAACACCGAAAACATCCGGCTCCTGTTGGAAGGAG GAGCAGACGTGAAGGCCACCACGAAAGATGGCGACACCGTCTTCACCTGCATCATCTTCCTGCTTGGTGAGACGGTGGGCGGGGACAAAGAGGAGGTGCGAATGATCAACCGCTTCTGCTTCCGGGTCACCCAGCTGCTGATGGCCCATGGCGCTGACCCCAGCGAGTGCCCAGCCCACGAGTCCCTCACGCACATCTGCCTCAAGAGCTTCAAGCTCCACTTCCCGCTCCTGCGCTTCCTGCTGGAGTCTGGGGCCTCCTACAACTGCTCCCTCCACGGCCCCTCGTGCTGGTCAGGCTTTCACATAGTCTTTGAGAGGCTGTGCTCTCACCTCAGCAGCTCAGAAGACGACAGCTTCTccgctgacctcctgcagaaagCAGAAACTATCCTAGAGCTCATGGTGGCCAGCTCGCAGATCCCCAAACTGCCCAGCAACTTTGACATCAACTCCACCAGCTGCAGGTTCCAGGGGGAGAAGATCAAGGCCCTTTTCTACtccctgaagcagctgcagcactCACCGCAGGCCCTGAAACATCTCTGCAGGGTATACATCCGGCAGCGCctcaaaccgtggccagtggatgTGAAGATCAAGGCACTTCCTCTTCCCGACAGGCTAAAGTGGTATCTCCTCATAGACCACGGCAACGCCGGTGAGGAGGACATCTGA
- the NTMT1 gene encoding N-terminal Xaa-Pro-Lys N-methyltransferase 1 isoform X2: protein MRWNFIPRLRNTGRMCRPRWTACWDGPNRTGTACALDCGAGIGRITKRLLLPLFKAVDMVDVTEDFLTKARTYLGEEGRRVRNYFCCGLQDFSPEPNSYDVIWIQWVIGHLTDDHLSDFLKRCKVGLRPNGIVVIKDNMAQEGVIMDDVDSSVCRDLDVVRMIVRRAGLNLLAEERQENFPDEIYHVYTFAMR, encoded by the exons ATGAGATGGAATTTTATTCCAAGGCTGAGAAATACTGGAAGGATGTGCCGCCCACGGTGGACGGCATGCTGG GATGGCCCTAACAGGACGGGAACCGCCTGCGCCCTGGACTGCGGAGCTGGGATCGGCAGGATCACCAAGAGGCTGCTGTTGCCTCTCTTCAAAGCAGTGGACATGGTGGATGTGACCGAGGACTTCCTGACCAAGGCGAGGACCTACCTGGGAGAAGAGGGCAGGCGCGTGAGGAACTACTTCTGCTGTGGCCTGCAGGACTTCAGCCCCGAGCCCAACTCCTATGACGTCATCTGGATCCAGTGGGTAATAG GACACCTGACTGATGACCACCTGTCTGACTTCCTGAAGAGATGCAAGGTTGGCCTGCGCCCCAATGGCATTGTCGTCATCAAGGACAACATGGCCCAGGAGGGAGTCATCATGGACGATGTGGACAGCAGTGTGTGCCGGGACCTGGACGTGGTGCGGATGATTGTCCGGCGCGCAGGCCTCAATCTCTTGGCTGAAGAAAGGCAAGAGAACTTCCCTGACGAAATCTACCACGTCTATACGTTTGCCATGAGATGA